One Nostoc sp. CENA543 genomic window, TCCTTCCAAAGCCCTAGCTAAAGTCACCTCATCAGCGTATTCTAAATCACCACCCACAGGTAAACCAAAAGCAATACGCGTCACCTTCGTAAACGGCTTCAGTAACTGTCCTAAATATAATGTCGTGGTTTCTCCCTCCACACTAGGACTAATTGCCATAATTACTTCTTGGGGTTTTTGTTGACTTACCCGTCTAATTAAAGCCTGCACATTCAACTGCTCAGGGCCAATACCATCTATGGGAGAAATCACCCCACCCAATACATGATATTTACCCTTATACTCACGAGTTTTTTCCAAAGCAATCACATCACGGGAATCAGCCACCACACAGATAGTCTGAGGATCACGGTTGGGATTACGACAAATTTCACAAACTGGTTCAGCCGAGAGATGAAAACAAACAGAACATAAACCCACTTGCTTTTTAGCATCAATCAAAGCTTGCGCTAAAGCCTCTACTTCCGCTTCAGGACGCTTCAAAATATGCAAAGCTAATCTTTGAGCAGATTTAGGGCCAACTCCAGGTAGGCGTTGCAACTGTTCAATTAATTTTGCTAAAGGACGTGCGTAAACCGTAGTTTTATCTCCAAAACGTTTTTACCTTAACTATGATGACATTTTCCACAGGTTAGTAGTCAGGACTTGAGAGCTGATTCATCCAGAAAATCTCTCTAAAATCCCAAATTTAACATTGTTTAGACCAATTTTTCCTGGATGCTACAAGCCCCTAGATTCAATTATCTTGACAAATCACTTGTCGCATTTTACGCATATTTGCAGGTAATTCCAAGTTCATCGCCTGTTGAATAAAAATTGACGGGATGGGGATATCGGGGGTAGCTTGAACACTGTAGGTGAGTAAAGTTCCTTTACCGCAGTCTTGTAACTCTAAATTGGCAGAAAAGTCTAAAAAAGTACCTTTTTCCATTTGAAAATTTACTTGCTGCCCTGTGACTTCCACAACTTTCAGATAAATTTCTACTTGCGCGGTAAAAAAGAAAAAGGATTTTTGGGCTTTTTGGTACAGGCGTTTAACTTCGCCTTGTTGTAAAACTACACTTTTGGTAATGTCGGGAAAGTATTGTACCCAGAGGGGGTAGTCAGTAATTTTTTGCCATACCTGCGATCGCGCTATTGGTAAGTACATACAAGCACTAACCGCACCACCGCAGACAGTATGCGATCGCGTCTGTACTAAAATCTCCCCCTGCATCATCAGGCGTTGCTGTTCCTGATTCCAAGTCATACCTGAACCTGTTATCATTAGCTCTGAAATATGGGTTACAGACATCGTTACTCCTCAACTCCACCATCTGCATAGGTTGTGACTATAAACCAGATCAACGGCGAAGTACAACCTCATTGCTATTTAATTCCAGCGTTCCATAATAGTTTTCCGGAATTAGCTATATATAGTAATTATGCGGAAATTATATGTAAAAATCAGTAGGTTTAATTACAAACACTAATCTACACCTAAACCACTCCAGCTATTGAAATCAATATACCAAAGAAAATTCTGGCTGAAATCCTGTTTACATCTCAGGTTGTTGCCCTGTAAAACCTTTTTGCCATTTCTCTGAAAAAAGAGATGAAAATTCTTGCTACCCTGTCAATGTAATCCAATTTGCAATTAGGAGGAAAATACCGTGAGTCAATCTACTTTAAACCGCTTATTAACTCAGGCTGTGGGCGTTTTTTTGGGAATAGGCATAGCGGTTTGGTTACTGCGGGGGTTTGGTTTAATCACCTTTATTCCTGGGGGATTAATTTTAATCTTGTTTCTGGGTGCGATCGTGCTAGGTGTGATTGCTTATGCTCAAAAAACTTGGTGGCGTTTTTAATATACAACGAGATAGATTTATTGTGATGATTTTCCCCTTAACTTGAAGGTATTTAACTAGGGGAAGGGAATTCCCATTAAAAAATATACTATCACTTTAATGGCAAGGGGGCAGGGAGCAGGGAGCAGGGGGAAAGGCAGTTGTTTTGAAGCAGATAGATTAGATAGTTGATTTTTTGGAAGTTACGAAAACTATGGGTATTTATGTATGTAGTGTGTGCGGTTACGAATATGATCCCGAAGTAGGTGATCCTGATGGCGATATTCCTCCAGGTACGCCTTTTACAGATATCTCAGAAGATTGGGTATGCCCAGTTTGCGGTGCAGCCAAAGATTTATTTGAATCAATGGACGGATGAATTATCACAATTTAGGATTTTAGATGTGGAATTGTGAATTGGGATGTTGATTCTGTACTAGCCTAGATGTAGATGATCATCTAGAAATGTTGGAAAAATTGCTACCTGCAAAAATTGTAGTTATTGGCGGCGGGGCCGCAGGGTTTTTTGGGGCGATCGCCTGTGCTGAAGCTAATCCCCAAGCCCAAGTCACTTTATTAGAAGCCAGTCGTCAACCCTTGGCTAAAGTCCGTATTTCTGGGGGAGGACGCTGTAATGTGACTCATGCTTGTTTTGAACCGCAAGCCCTAGTACAGAATTATCCCAGAGGCGGTAAGGCGTTACGGGGTGCTTTTAGTCGTTTTCAAGCCCAAGATACCGTAGCTTGGTTTACAACCCACGGAGTCAAACTCAAAACGGAAACTGATGGCCGAATTTTTCCCATTACAGATAGTTCTGAAACTATTGTCAACTGTTTAATGGATACTGCTCAGGCTGAAGGTGTGGAAATTTGGACTGGTGCGGCTGTAGCGGGGGTGAAAAAAGCTGGCGATGAGTTTGAGGTACTTTTGAGATCAGGGGAAGTGATGAAATGCGATCGCTTGTTATTAGCGACCGGTAGCAGTCACATCGGTTATAAAATTGCTCAAGAGTTGGGACATCACATCGTTGCACCAGTCCCATCGTTATTTACATTTAATATTGCTGAAGCCAAACTCCAAGCCTTGGCGGGGATTAGTGTTAACCCCGTACGCTTGCGGTTATATGTGGAAGAACAGCCAGCACTGGAACAGACAGGAGCTTTACTGATTACTCATTGGGGTGTGAGTGGCCCGGCTGTGCTGAAGCTTTCCGCCTGGGGTGCAAGACTCCTGCACGAACACCAATATCAAGCCACTTTAATAGTAAATTGGTTGCCGGAACTCACACAAGAACAAGTCAAGCAAAAAATCCTGGCTATCAAGAACGAGTGGGGAAAAAAAGCGATCGCGTTGCACCGTGGTGTTGATTTACCCCATCGTCTCTGGCAATACATAATTAACCGTGTAGGTATCACCACAAATGACCGTTGGGCAGAATTACCCAATAAAACTTTAAACTTGTTAGTGCAAG contains:
- a CDS encoding rubredoxin — encoded protein: MGIYVCSVCGYEYDPEVGDPDGDIPPGTPFTDISEDWVCPVCGAAKDLFESMDG
- a CDS encoding NAD(P)/FAD-dependent oxidoreductase, which gives rise to MLEKLLPAKIVVIGGGAAGFFGAIACAEANPQAQVTLLEASRQPLAKVRISGGGRCNVTHACFEPQALVQNYPRGGKALRGAFSRFQAQDTVAWFTTHGVKLKTETDGRIFPITDSSETIVNCLMDTAQAEGVEIWTGAAVAGVKKAGDEFEVLLRSGEVMKCDRLLLATGSSHIGYKIAQELGHHIVAPVPSLFTFNIAEAKLQALAGISVNPVRLRLYVEEQPALEQTGALLITHWGVSGPAVLKLSAWGARLLHEHQYQATLIVNWLPELTQEQVKQKILAIKNEWGKKAIALHRGVDLPHRLWQYIINRVGITTNDRWAELPNKTLNLLVQELTQGKYFINGKGVFKEEFVTCGGINLSEINFKTMESKLVSGLYFAGEILDIDGVTGGFNFQSAWTTAYLAGTAMGISDV
- a CDS encoding SRPBCC family protein; amino-acid sequence: MSVTHISELMITGSGMTWNQEQQRLMMQGEILVQTRSHTVCGGAVSACMYLPIARSQVWQKITDYPLWVQYFPDITKSVVLQQGEVKRLYQKAQKSFFFFTAQVEIYLKVVEVTGQQVNFQMEKGTFLDFSANLELQDCGKGTLLTYSVQATPDIPIPSIFIQQAMNLELPANMRKMRQVICQDN
- the recR gene encoding recombination mediator RecR; translated protein: MQRLPGVGPKSAQRLALHILKRPEAEVEALAQALIDAKKQVGLCSVCFHLSAEPVCEICRNPNRDPQTICVVADSRDVIALEKTREYKGKYHVLGGVISPIDGIGPEQLNVQALIRRVSQQKPQEVIMAISPSVEGETTTLYLGQLLKPFTKVTRIAFGLPVGGDLEYADEVTLARALEGRRELD